One Acidimicrobiia bacterium genomic region harbors:
- a CDS encoding patatin-like phospholipase family protein, translating to MQARPTSRIGLVLGAGGVVGHAFHAGVLAALTEETGWDPRDADVVVGTSAGSVVGALLRAGASAPDLWARAAGRPLSRAGQRLVARAESGPSPVAPIPSRAGRRFPSFSSSPRALTRAALRPWASRPGAVAAALLPAGRIPTELVAAGLRPLFDGWPDPALWINAVALDTGRRVVFGRDPRVEATVADAVAASCAIPSFFAPVVIDGVRYVDGGVHSPTNAELVAGLALDLVIVSSPMSIASAAPRLAADQPARRWARVLLAREVARIRRAGTPVLTFQPTATDLAVMGLNAMSEDRRAPVATTAFETARQRIASDRATERIALIRRSASTRPA from the coding sequence GTGCAAGCCCGACCAACGAGCAGGATCGGATTGGTGCTCGGCGCGGGCGGGGTCGTGGGCCACGCGTTCCACGCGGGCGTGCTCGCGGCGCTGACGGAGGAGACGGGCTGGGACCCGCGCGACGCCGACGTCGTCGTGGGCACCTCGGCGGGATCGGTCGTCGGTGCGCTGCTGCGCGCGGGCGCGTCCGCACCCGACCTGTGGGCCCGGGCGGCGGGACGCCCGCTGTCGCGCGCCGGGCAGCGGCTCGTCGCCCGCGCCGAGAGCGGACCCTCGCCGGTCGCGCCGATCCCCTCGCGGGCGGGTCGACGCTTTCCGAGCTTCTCGTCGTCACCCCGCGCGTTGACGCGCGCCGCCTTGCGCCCGTGGGCCAGTCGCCCGGGCGCGGTCGCGGCGGCCCTCCTGCCGGCCGGGCGGATCCCCACCGAGCTCGTCGCCGCGGGGCTACGTCCGCTCTTCGACGGCTGGCCCGACCCCGCGCTCTGGATCAACGCGGTCGCGCTCGACACGGGACGGCGCGTCGTGTTCGGACGCGACCCGCGTGTCGAAGCGACCGTCGCCGACGCGGTCGCCGCGTCGTGCGCGATCCCGTCGTTCTTCGCGCCGGTGGTCATCGACGGCGTGCGCTACGTCGACGGTGGCGTGCACTCGCCGACGAACGCGGAGCTCGTCGCGGGACTCGCGCTCGACCTCGTGATCGTGAGCTCGCCGATGTCGATCGCGAGTGCAGCACCGCGGCTCGCGGCGGATCAGCCGGCGCGCCGATGGGCGCGCGTCCTGCTCGCGCGCGAGGTCGCGCGCATCCGCCGCGCGGGAACGCCGGTGCTGACGTTCCAGCCGACCGCGACCGACCTCGCGGTGATGGGTTTGAACGCGATGTCCGAGGATCGACGCGCGCCCGTCGCGACGACCGCGTTCGAGACCGCGCGCCAAAGGATCGCATCCGATCGCGCAACCGAACGGATCGCGCTGATCAGGCGTTCGGCGTCGACTCGGCCCGCTTGA
- a CDS encoding helix-turn-helix transcriptional regulator, giving the protein MPGDPWQQHVDALGEFIRAQRRLAKLSLRELAERARVSNPYLSQIERGLHAPSVRVLTSIAGALGLTPETLLAQAGMAESDDAPATSTEAAIRSDAALTDPQKDALLAVYRSYVAANTL; this is encoded by the coding sequence GTGCCGGGCGATCCCTGGCAGCAGCACGTCGACGCGCTCGGCGAGTTCATTCGAGCGCAGCGCCGACTCGCGAAGTTGTCGCTGCGTGAGCTCGCCGAGCGCGCTCGCGTCTCCAACCCCTACCTGAGCCAGATCGAACGCGGGCTGCACGCGCCGTCGGTGCGCGTGCTCACGTCGATCGCCGGTGCGCTCGGACTCACGCCCGAGACGCTGCTCGCGCAAGCGGGCATGGCCGAGAGCGACGACGCACCGGCGACTTCGACCGAGGCCGCGATCCGCTCCGACGCCGCGCTCACCGACCCGCAGAAGGACGCGTTGCTCGCCGTGTATCGCAGCTATGTGGCTGCGAACACGCTGTGA
- a CDS encoding site-specific integrase, translating to MVWKATGRPIVRQQRGRWVVRIDGLETTTGTARPRQIGTYSSRRAAQRAATDAAASGEGPVARGSVSWLVHRWLASKTDISVKGKAQYEWAAGHIDRALGPVRLDRLDREDIARWLEDLAQGGKYSRRSIQIFRNTLKAALADATDEGLIPRNPAARVPMPRAVVKPGLIRDTPSWDEQQVATFLAAIVDHRLAAPIRLETLYGLRRSELLALKWDDIDFRNGTVEIDEGLVEVKGGVVWTPGKSARSRRTMPVDEATMAGLKSHRRAQNAERLQAGAEWIGLDLVVTTRNGNYVEPRNFDAILDRLITRAGLPRLTSHGLRHTAATLMVRHSADLGELRAVADILGHSPDMLMKVYAHTVPESLRSVVAKIGDRSS from the coding sequence ATGGTCTGGAAAGCGACAGGACGGCCGATTGTTCGCCAGCAGCGCGGGCGCTGGGTCGTTCGCATCGACGGGCTGGAAACAACGACCGGAACGGCGCGCCCGCGCCAAATCGGCACCTATTCGAGCCGGCGCGCGGCGCAGAGGGCGGCGACCGACGCCGCCGCATCGGGTGAAGGCCCCGTCGCTCGGGGCTCGGTCTCGTGGTTGGTTCACCGGTGGCTTGCATCGAAGACCGACATCTCGGTGAAGGGCAAAGCTCAGTACGAGTGGGCCGCGGGCCACATAGACCGGGCGCTCGGCCCGGTCCGTCTCGATCGGCTCGACCGCGAAGACATTGCACGCTGGCTCGAGGATCTCGCGCAGGGCGGGAAGTACTCGCGGCGCAGCATCCAGATCTTCCGCAACACGCTGAAGGCCGCCCTCGCCGATGCGACCGACGAGGGCCTTATCCCGCGCAATCCTGCGGCGCGGGTTCCGATGCCGCGCGCCGTGGTGAAGCCAGGTTTGATCCGCGACACACCGAGCTGGGACGAGCAGCAGGTCGCGACGTTCCTCGCCGCGATCGTCGACCACCGCCTCGCCGCGCCGATCCGCCTCGAGACGCTCTACGGCTTGCGTCGCAGCGAGTTGCTCGCGTTGAAATGGGACGACATCGACTTCCGGAACGGCACCGTTGAAATCGACGAGGGCCTCGTGGAGGTCAAGGGTGGTGTGGTCTGGACTCCGGGCAAGAGCGCCCGTTCACGGCGCACCATGCCCGTCGACGAAGCGACGATGGCGGGTCTGAAGTCGCACCGCCGAGCACAGAACGCCGAGCGATTGCAGGCGGGCGCAGAGTGGATCGGCCTCGACCTGGTGGTCACGACTCGAAACGGCAATTACGTCGAACCTCGCAACTTTGACGCGATCCTGGATCGGTTGATCACGCGCGCTGGCCTTCCACGCTTGACGTCGCACGGCCTGCGACATACCGCGGCGACACTGATGGTCCGACACTCGGCCGATCTTGGTGAGCTGCGAGCTGTGGCCGACATTCTCGGACACAGCCCCGACATGCTGATGAAGGTCTACGCGCACACCGTTCCTGAGAGCCTGCGTTCCGTCGTCGCCAAGATCGGTGATCGATCGTCCTGA
- a CDS encoding AAA family ATPase, producing MLDRTPGLSDEQRELVTTLNRSTRGIELVVAAAGTGKTTALATAVQAWQTTHVPVIGTALAGRAVDELSTAAKIPAFTIASLLGAFERGERLDAGTIVIVDEAAMVGTRQLAALARHVWDANGKLVLVGDPHQLPAIDAGGLLAGLARRLPIIELVENRRQQAVWEQIALGELRTGDPQRALAMYVEHGRVHHAPTRDQLLRQLVDDWWNHRAGGGESIIIAAHRDDVRNLNQLARRRMDHDGQLSGSTLMAAGRHYQAGDEIICLRNDTRVGVRNGTRGVITSVDGMLDITTTNGEQRRLPLRYAADGHVDLGYAFTIHKTQGMTARHVHALVDDTVYRELAYTGLSRGKTSNHLYVLPDTEPDHQLAPLERGLARTGAEQLATDTQPRRRIATRELEL from the coding sequence GTGCTCGATCGGACGCCGGGCCTCTCCGACGAGCAACGCGAGCTCGTCACCACGCTCAACCGATCGACCCGCGGGATCGAACTCGTCGTCGCCGCAGCCGGAACCGGCAAAACCACCGCGCTCGCCACCGCCGTTCAAGCCTGGCAGACCACGCATGTGCCGGTCATCGGCACCGCGCTCGCGGGACGGGCTGTCGACGAACTCTCGACCGCCGCCAAGATCCCGGCGTTCACGATCGCGTCGCTCCTCGGTGCCTTCGAACGCGGGGAACGGCTCGACGCAGGCACGATCGTGATCGTGGACGAAGCCGCAATGGTCGGCACCCGGCAACTCGCCGCGCTCGCCCGCCACGTCTGGGACGCCAACGGCAAACTCGTCCTCGTCGGCGACCCCCACCAACTCCCCGCCATCGACGCCGGCGGACTCCTCGCCGGACTCGCCCGCCGGCTCCCCATCATCGAACTCGTCGAAAACCGACGTCAACAAGCCGTCTGGGAACAGATCGCGCTCGGCGAGCTCCGCACCGGCGACCCTCAACGCGCGCTCGCCATGTATGTCGAGCACGGCCGCGTTCACCACGCACCCACCCGCGATCAGCTTCTCCGCCAGCTCGTCGACGACTGGTGGAACCATCGGGCCGGCGGTGGCGAGTCGATCATCATCGCCGCGCACCGAGACGACGTCCGCAACCTCAACCAACTCGCCCGCCGACGAATGGACCACGACGGACAACTGTCCGGCTCCACGCTCATGGCCGCCGGCCGGCACTACCAAGCCGGTGACGAGATCATCTGCCTGCGCAACGACACGAGAGTCGGTGTCCGCAACGGAACCCGCGGAGTCATCACCTCCGTTGACGGAATGCTCGACATCACCACCACCAACGGCGAACAACGACGGCTACCACTCCGCTACGCCGCTGACGGCCACGTCGACCTCGGATACGCGTTCACGATCCACAAGACCCAAGGCATGACCGCGCGCCACGTGCACGCGCTCGTCGACGACACCGTCTACCGAGAGCTCGCGTACACCGGCCTCTCCCGCGGCAAGACCAGCAACCACCTCTACGTCCTGCCCGACACCGAACCCGACCACCAGCTCGCCCCACTCGAACGCGGTCTCGCCCGCACCGGAGCCGAACAACTCGCCACCGACACGCAGCCGCGAAGACGAATCGCCACGCGGGAACTCGAACTCTGA